In Dyadobacter subterraneus, a single genomic region encodes these proteins:
- a CDS encoding beta strand repeat-containing protein, which translates to MKSFSNSTAFARSRAYACFFAVLYVFFSVFVSINAIAQVSSATCNTYMPLTVSAFGNLTVTSSQSIVSTDEFSNKSRLTDANLTTPSNFDFILGGSGWIQVKDNNATTTNVFPSGSFAGFAVGNGALSSALGAATITTYLGNTEQESKTTTSLVSGEITAGISKLGFYTTKSYDRIRFTYSGLIAGSVDVYYAIVGNLCAAPSNALACNTPTLLAAPTFPAIINVANTGVSGISVGSVNNAINAVDNDADSYAEIAFLLSVGGNASLSVADSKTNYPAGTYAGFDIQNTSLLQANVLGGLTISTYKDGNTTAEESFSGSNLISLSTSLLSGNTRQKIGFITTKEFDEVKITLTLTGANLGTTRIYGAVFETFCAGPQLVCNVPTHLTGGLGNFPVFVNGPNTGVTGVSVGSVNNTDNAIDTDPATYAEIALLASVAGSGSLSIRDAVTTYPAGTFAGFDINSPALVGASVLGGLRIETYLNGVATGDFFENGTAAGASAPLLSGTGRQVVGFLTKLPFNEVKLKVSQTVGVNVGTTQVFGAVFTRFCIADQLACNTLTSVTNPGSPVFVDGKNTGINSIACVACTVNNPGNVIDSDPANAATIVMAAGVASSGSFAVGNALETFLPTSFAGFDVETSTLLSAGVLSTATITLFNDGLPVQTGTGNALIVGASTALLTGTTRQIVGIVATVNYDEVKITFNQVAGADLGNIKIYGAIFDKLCAGTIACNNSYLLTQPSFPVVINSANTGITGAVCAGCTIANPWNVVSASNSDFSRVTVVANVGATASIAVVNPIDTYPIGTAAGFIIRPVGSIAQVDLLNSITISTYNNGTFQESRTGGGLLNLELLGVLTVTTGTPTTNVSFIASKPFDEIRIEFRALASVINENDVYGAFVDTRTSQGGGALSCNIVKNPDFNVTQINVPVPGNVSTNDKVPAGTTYGPTATAGGSNPAGATFTLNTDGTYTFTATTVGVYTYQVPVCVPDLACTDVPLVITVTDPTKVTNKPVANTDIAAVTGAATSPGSVTINVKANDGPGNTGGVLGDPTPTTPAHGTVSVVAGNVVYTPAAGYYGEDLFTYTVCETPGTNLCATATVYVTVKQPGATNTTYAADDYVSTAAGITATGNVSTNDTDPEGNGHSVTTQSITNAKGVFNLLADGSFTFVPATGVTGPVDFIYTTCDNGSPSACATATLHVLVLAVPDLTPTIQINDLSIAASGGSLDFIVNLYEIQNTSTDLSRTITFRVSKLSAFDITYQNVNTTSNVEGGIVNENENWNFSDTNPNFIIVSSKPSVNIPANGRAKIGFKITRKANVPSNTSQNLTVTIVAESGGEVVFENNIVIRTITAN; encoded by the coding sequence ATGAAATCATTTTCAAATTCAACCGCTTTCGCGAGAAGCAGGGCTTATGCCTGCTTTTTTGCTGTTTTGTATGTATTCTTTTCTGTGTTTGTATCCATCAATGCAATTGCACAGGTCAGCAGCGCAACATGTAATACGTACATGCCATTAACAGTTTCAGCATTTGGTAATCTGACGGTAACCTCCAGTCAATCGATTGTTTCGACAGATGAATTTTCGAACAAAAGCCGACTTACTGATGCCAATCTGACCACACCTTCGAACTTCGACTTTATTCTTGGAGGATCAGGATGGATTCAGGTGAAAGATAATAATGCTACTACTACCAACGTTTTCCCAAGTGGTTCATTTGCGGGATTTGCCGTTGGCAACGGCGCACTGTCATCAGCATTGGGAGCCGCTACAATAACAACCTATCTTGGAAATACTGAGCAGGAAAGCAAAACAACTACTTCGCTTGTTTCTGGTGAAATCACAGCCGGAATTTCCAAATTAGGGTTTTACACCACTAAGAGTTATGACAGAATACGTTTCACTTATTCAGGTCTTATTGCAGGCTCAGTAGACGTCTACTATGCGATAGTTGGTAATTTGTGTGCGGCTCCATCAAATGCACTTGCATGCAACACACCTACATTATTAGCTGCACCAACTTTTCCTGCAATTATTAACGTTGCAAATACAGGGGTATCAGGAATATCTGTCGGGTCCGTAAATAATGCAATTAATGCCGTTGACAACGATGCCGATTCTTATGCGGAAATTGCATTTTTGCTAAGTGTTGGCGGAAATGCAAGCCTTTCCGTGGCAGACTCCAAAACTAACTATCCGGCAGGAACCTATGCTGGTTTTGATATACAGAATACCTCTTTACTTCAGGCAAATGTTTTGGGAGGGTTAACGATTTCAACTTATAAAGACGGAAACACTACTGCCGAGGAGAGCTTTTCTGGTAGTAATCTGATATCACTATCGACTTCACTTCTTTCGGGAAATACACGTCAAAAAATTGGTTTTATAACGACAAAAGAATTTGATGAAGTAAAAATCACTTTGACACTTACCGGTGCAAATCTTGGAACAACAAGAATATATGGCGCTGTGTTTGAAACCTTCTGCGCCGGGCCTCAGTTGGTCTGTAATGTTCCTACCCACTTGACAGGCGGACTTGGTAATTTCCCTGTTTTTGTAAATGGACCCAATACAGGTGTTACAGGAGTTTCAGTAGGATCCGTAAATAATACAGATAATGCTATTGATACAGACCCCGCTACATATGCAGAGATTGCGCTCTTGGCAAGTGTAGCCGGATCGGGAAGCCTTTCAATAAGAGATGCTGTGACAACATATCCCGCAGGAACATTTGCCGGATTTGATATTAACAGCCCGGCACTTGTTGGTGCTTCCGTTTTAGGCGGACTGCGTATTGAAACGTACCTTAATGGGGTAGCAACAGGTGATTTCTTTGAAAATGGTACTGCGGCAGGAGCTTCTGCTCCATTATTAAGTGGAACTGGAAGACAGGTTGTCGGATTCCTTACCAAGCTTCCTTTTAATGAGGTAAAATTAAAGGTTAGCCAGACAGTCGGTGTAAATGTTGGTACAACACAAGTTTTCGGTGCTGTTTTCACAAGATTTTGTATTGCCGATCAACTTGCTTGTAATACCCTGACTAGTGTTACAAATCCGGGTTCTCCTGTTTTTGTCGATGGAAAGAATACTGGTATTAATTCTATTGCATGCGTGGCATGTACTGTTAACAATCCTGGTAATGTAATCGATAGTGACCCTGCAAATGCAGCGACTATTGTTATGGCGGCCGGTGTAGCAAGTTCAGGAAGTTTCGCTGTTGGTAATGCACTGGAAACTTTTTTACCTACTTCCTTCGCGGGCTTTGATGTAGAGACATCTACTTTGCTTTCAGCAGGTGTTCTAAGCACTGCTACTATTACTTTGTTCAATGACGGCTTGCCAGTTCAAACCGGCACGGGAAATGCTTTAATCGTCGGAGCTTCTACTGCACTTTTGACGGGAACCACTCGTCAAATTGTTGGTATAGTAGCCACAGTAAACTACGATGAAGTTAAAATCACTTTCAATCAGGTTGCAGGTGCCGATCTTGGTAACATAAAGATATATGGTGCCATTTTTGATAAATTATGTGCAGGAACAATTGCATGTAACAATAGTTACCTGCTTACCCAGCCTTCTTTCCCGGTGGTTATTAACTCGGCTAATACAGGCATTACAGGAGCTGTTTGTGCAGGTTGTACGATAGCTAATCCATGGAATGTTGTATCCGCGAGCAATTCTGATTTTTCCAGAGTTACAGTCGTAGCTAACGTTGGTGCTACTGCTTCTATCGCAGTAGTTAATCCTATTGATACATATCCAATTGGAACAGCAGCCGGATTTATTATCCGACCGGTAGGCAGCATTGCGCAGGTTGATTTGTTAAATTCAATCACAATTTCTACATATAACAACGGTACTTTCCAGGAATCAAGAACTGGTGGCGGTTTGCTAAATCTGGAACTGCTGGGTGTACTGACGGTAACAACTGGAACTCCTACAACCAATGTCAGCTTTATCGCTTCTAAGCCATTTGATGAAATAAGAATTGAATTCAGAGCGCTTGCCAGCGTAATTAACGAAAATGACGTTTATGGAGCTTTTGTAGATACCCGTACATCTCAGGGAGGTGGTGCTTTAAGTTGTAACATTGTCAAAAATCCTGATTTCAATGTAACACAAATCAATGTACCGGTTCCGGGTAATGTCAGCACAAATGATAAGGTACCAGCCGGAACCACTTACGGACCAACAGCCACTGCTGGTGGAAGCAACCCTGCCGGAGCGACATTTACATTGAATACTGATGGAACTTATACTTTCACGGCTACAACGGTTGGGGTTTATACTTATCAGGTACCTGTCTGTGTTCCTGACCTTGCTTGTACAGACGTTCCGTTGGTAATTACGGTTACTGATCCTACAAAAGTTACCAATAAACCCGTTGCTAACACTGATATTGCTGCTGTAACCGGTGCCGCTACAAGCCCTGGTTCAGTAACAATCAATGTTAAAGCAAACGATGGCCCCGGAAATACAGGTGGCGTCCTTGGTGATCCAACACCGACAACACCAGCACACGGTACCGTTTCGGTTGTTGCAGGAAATGTTGTTTACACACCAGCGGCCGGTTATTATGGCGAAGATTTATTTACTTATACAGTATGCGAAACGCCGGGAACTAACCTTTGCGCAACCGCTACCGTTTATGTAACAGTAAAACAACCGGGAGCTACAAACACAACTTATGCTGCTGATGATTATGTAAGCACTGCCGCGGGAATTACTGCTACTGGAAATGTTTCTACGAATGATACAGATCCTGAAGGTAACGGGCATAGCGTAACGACACAAAGCATTACCAACGCAAAAGGTGTTTTCAACCTGCTTGCTGACGGAAGCTTTACTTTCGTACCGGCAACAGGTGTAACAGGGCCAGTAGATTTTATCTATACAACTTGTGATAATGGATCGCCTTCGGCTTGTGCTACGGCTACATTGCATGTTTTGGTGTTAGCAGTTCCTGATTTGACCCCAACAATACAAATCAATGACCTTAGCATTGCGGCATCGGGAGGTTCCCTTGATTTCATTGTTAACCTTTATGAAATCCAGAATACTTCAACTGATTTGTCAAGAACAATTACTTTCCGGGTTTCCAAGCTTTCAGCTTTTGATATTACTTATCAAAATGTCAATACTACTTCAAATGTCGAAGGTGGTATCGTCAATGAAAATGAGAACTGGAATTTTTCAGACACCAATCCTAATTTCATAATCGTATCTTCCAAACCGAGTGTTAATATTCCTGCAAATGGAAGGGCAAAGATTGGCTTTAAGATTACTAGAAAAGCAAATGTACCATCGAATACCTCTCAAAATCTTACAGTGACAATTGTAGCGGAATCTGGTGGGGAAGTCGTATTCGAAAACAATATTGTAATTAGAACCATTACAGCCAATTAG
- a CDS encoding T9SS type A sorting domain-containing protein, whose translation MMKKIILKTFLILSVVTLVNKVQAQDVSINLLANPGSITKGTQGIIQVTVCNNAPNNVFVPIDILRPLISLTGASVTILGINTQTSTAGWTIVSNTGTAITLANTTATFGPSDCSVLNLIVSGDEVGGPWTVTGSLGFNGPQTTGNQTGNDNTTTSIAVSSALPVTLTSFTATKEGQMAQLKWSTTAETNSDRFEIERSQNGKSWDLIGTQKSNGESTTLKNYTFSDAKPLNGENLYRLKMIDKDATFAYSRIQSLTFAGDLVTSFYPNPVAEKLIIKTDDFSLVKNVKIFDANGRTVYQSSATPSSEINVQNLSAGLYVVQMMSKSGAVISHKVVKQ comes from the coding sequence ATGATGAAAAAGATAATCTTAAAAACATTTCTTATTCTTAGCGTAGTAACGCTGGTCAATAAGGTTCAGGCTCAAGATGTTAGTATTAACCTACTGGCTAATCCGGGGTCCATCACTAAGGGAACTCAGGGAATTATACAAGTAACAGTTTGTAATAATGCTCCAAATAACGTTTTTGTTCCAATTGACATACTTCGTCCGCTAATATCTCTGACGGGTGCGTCAGTAACAATTTTAGGAATTAATACACAAACCAGTACTGCTGGATGGACAATCGTTTCAAATACCGGAACCGCTATTACTCTGGCTAATACAACTGCAACATTTGGCCCATCTGATTGTAGTGTTCTTAATTTAATTGTCTCTGGTGATGAAGTTGGCGGACCTTGGACAGTAACAGGAAGCTTAGGTTTTAATGGACCGCAAACAACCGGCAACCAAACTGGGAATGATAACACTACAACCAGTATTGCGGTTAGCTCCGCTCTCCCAGTCACCCTAACCTCCTTCACAGCTACAAAAGAAGGCCAAATGGCTCAATTGAAATGGTCAACAACGGCGGAAACTAACAGTGACCGTTTCGAAATTGAAAGAAGTCAAAATGGTAAAAGCTGGGATTTGATCGGAACGCAGAAATCTAACGGTGAAAGTACTACGCTGAAAAACTACACTTTTTCAGATGCTAAACCGCTGAATGGAGAAAACCTGTACCGTCTGAAAATGATCGATAAAGATGCTACTTTTGCTTACAGCAGAATTCAGTCCCTGACCTTTGCAGGTGATCTTGTAACCTCTTTCTATCCTAACCCGGTCGCTGAAAAACTAATCATTAAAACAGATGATTTTAGCCTTGTGAAAAACGTCAAAATCTTTGACGCCAACGGACGAACAGTATATCAATCTTCCGCTACACCAAGCAGTGAAATCAACGTACAAAACCTGTCGGCAGGCTTGTATGTAGTTCAAATGATGAGCAAAAGCGGCGCGGTAATTTCCCATAAAGTAGTTAAACAATAA
- a CDS encoding ferritin-like domain-containing protein, whose protein sequence is MIKNKISPNDSEKDGQKSVLNRRLFLRSAGVATAVGTLALGACKNDDDDNVTPVDGATVDLGSGDVGILNYAYALEQLEAAFYEQVVKTPYTGITAAETTILTDIRDHEVIHRDFFKAALTAAAPTQIIPALEVDFSKIDFTSRAAVLGAAKLFEDTGVAAYNGAGKFIKDANYLLIAGKIVSVEARHAAAISDLLTPKTADFASDTQIDSNGLDKATASATILAAVQPYVKTKISGANLPK, encoded by the coding sequence ATGATCAAAAATAAAATTTCACCAAACGATTCTGAAAAGGACGGACAAAAATCAGTTCTGAACAGACGACTGTTTTTGCGCTCAGCAGGTGTTGCAACAGCAGTGGGTACACTTGCATTAGGAGCTTGTAAAAATGACGATGATGATAATGTAACTCCCGTTGATGGAGCAACTGTTGACCTTGGCTCAGGTGATGTAGGAATTCTAAACTACGCCTATGCGCTGGAACAATTGGAAGCTGCATTCTACGAACAAGTTGTAAAAACGCCTTACACTGGAATCACAGCTGCTGAAACTACAATTCTTACAGATATCCGCGATCACGAAGTTATCCACAGAGATTTTTTCAAAGCCGCTTTAACAGCAGCTGCCCCTACACAGATCATTCCCGCACTTGAAGTTGATTTTTCAAAAATTGATTTCACAAGTCGTGCGGCAGTTCTTGGCGCAGCAAAACTTTTTGAAGATACCGGAGTTGCAGCATACAATGGTGCAGGTAAATTTATTAAAGATGCAAACTACCTGTTAATTGCTGGGAAAATTGTTTCAGTTGAAGCCCGTCATGCAGCTGCGATCAGCGATTTGCTGACACCGAAAACAGCTGATTTTGCAAGCGATACGCAAATCGATTCAAATGGTTTAGATAAAGCAACAGCTTCTGCAACTATTCTTGCTGCCGTTCAGCCTTACGTAAAAACCAAGATTAGCGGAGCTAACTTACCTAAATAA
- a CDS encoding ferritin-like domain-containing protein, with protein sequence MDIFKILDEIQKIDGDSMGRLEHATRRHFMNRIGSKIASVAVPTAFASIVNKAYAQSAGAIDILNFALTLEYLEDGFYQTANAAAGLIPSTDKAIFTQIGKHETQHVAFLKGALGAKAVAKPTFDFTGKGAFATVFTDYNTFLTVSHALEDTGVRAYKGQAGGLMGDPDLLQYALQVHSVEARHASIVRKLLGAATGNAAIKSWITNADGAPAPVYAGEDNKTQGGVNLTGLSGKSDAAITEAFDEPLTKDQVLTIAGLFL encoded by the coding sequence ATGGACATTTTCAAAATATTAGATGAAATTCAAAAAATAGATGGTGATTCAATGGGCCGTTTGGAACATGCTACACGCCGTCATTTTATGAACAGAATCGGAAGCAAAATTGCTTCTGTGGCTGTACCAACAGCTTTTGCTTCGATCGTTAACAAGGCATATGCCCAGTCGGCCGGTGCTATTGATATTTTAAACTTTGCTTTGACACTTGAATATCTTGAAGATGGATTTTACCAAACTGCTAATGCTGCGGCTGGTTTAATTCCTTCTACCGATAAAGCAATTTTTACACAAATTGGTAAACATGAAACTCAGCACGTTGCTTTCCTTAAAGGCGCATTAGGTGCAAAAGCGGTAGCAAAGCCAACTTTTGATTTTACAGGAAAAGGTGCTTTTGCAACAGTGTTTACAGATTATAATACATTTCTTACCGTTTCACATGCTTTGGAAGATACTGGCGTAAGAGCGTATAAAGGTCAGGCTGGCGGTTTAATGGGCGATCCTGATTTGTTACAATATGCTTTGCAGGTACATTCAGTGGAAGCACGTCACGCATCGATTGTCCGTAAACTGCTTGGTGCTGCTACCGGTAATGCTGCAATAAAATCTTGGATCACAAATGCAGACGGCGCACCAGCACCAGTTTATGCAGGAGAAGATAACAAAACACAAGGTGGTGTAAACTTAACCGGCTTGTCAGGAAAATCGGATGCGGCTATTACTGAGGCATTTGATGAACCGCTTACAAAAGATCAGGTACTTACCATTGCAGGTCTTTTCTTGTAA
- a CDS encoding sulfite oxidase, protein MKSYFNRRGFLKKTSLAAIATTLGSEIVFADKLPRKYLPIALGEKDALKGKNTDMIVQGDKPWNVESPLNLLDDRVTPVDKMFIRNNGLIPEEIDVKNWTLIIDGESVIAPKTYTFEELKKKFKHYTYQLTLECGGNGRSGYYPAASGNQWGQGAVHCAEWTGVKLKDILKDVGIKSDAVYIGYHGKDLHLSKDPKKEAISRGVPIAKAMEDETLIAWQLNGKDIPEFHGYPLRLVIGGWPASVSGKWLSRISVRNKVHDGAKMEGHSYKMPKNPVPPGTELPTTDEFFRIIESMPVKSIITFPKTGAVITSGENLPLRGHAWAGDQSVKKVEVSIDFGATWQSCKLEAPVNRLAWQHWNTNIKFPVKGYYEVWVKATDDSGVSQPMVIPSWNPGGYLNNACERIAVKVS, encoded by the coding sequence ATGAAGTCATATTTTAACAGACGAGGTTTCCTGAAAAAAACCAGTCTTGCCGCCATAGCTACTACATTGGGTAGTGAAATCGTTTTTGCAGACAAATTACCCAGAAAATATCTTCCTATTGCGTTAGGTGAAAAAGACGCGTTAAAAGGAAAAAATACTGACATGATCGTTCAGGGTGATAAACCATGGAATGTTGAATCTCCTCTGAACTTGCTAGACGACCGTGTTACTCCGGTTGATAAAATGTTTATCCGGAATAATGGGTTGATTCCCGAGGAAATTGATGTAAAGAATTGGACATTAATCATTGATGGAGAGTCCGTCATAGCTCCAAAAACTTATACTTTTGAAGAATTAAAAAAGAAATTCAAACATTATACTTACCAACTTACACTTGAATGTGGTGGAAACGGCCGTTCAGGCTACTATCCTGCCGCATCCGGAAATCAATGGGGACAAGGCGCCGTGCATTGTGCAGAATGGACTGGTGTAAAATTGAAGGATATTTTAAAAGATGTAGGTATTAAAAGTGATGCAGTTTATATCGGCTATCATGGCAAAGATCTGCATTTGAGCAAAGATCCGAAAAAAGAAGCTATTTCAAGAGGCGTGCCTATTGCCAAGGCTATGGAAGACGAAACTTTAATCGCCTGGCAATTGAATGGAAAAGATATTCCTGAATTTCATGGTTATCCATTACGTCTGGTTATCGGTGGATGGCCGGCTTCGGTTTCAGGAAAATGGCTGAGCAGGATTTCTGTGCGGAATAAAGTACATGACGGAGCCAAAATGGAAGGGCATAGCTACAAAATGCCAAAAAATCCGGTTCCTCCCGGAACAGAACTTCCTACAACGGATGAATTTTTCAGGATCATCGAATCCATGCCTGTTAAATCGATCATAACTTTTCCAAAAACAGGTGCGGTAATTACTTCCGGAGAAAATCTACCCTTACGCGGGCATGCCTGGGCGGGTGATCAATCTGTTAAAAAGGTGGAAGTTTCGATAGATTTTGGTGCGACCTGGCAGAGTTGTAAACTTGAAGCGCCTGTGAATCGACTTGCATGGCAACATTGGAATACCAACATTAAATTTCCTGTGAAAGGTTATTACGAAGTCTGGGTGAAAGCTACGGATGATTCCGGCGTTTCTCAACCCATGGTAATTCCTTCCTGGAATCCGGGTGGATATCTTAACAATGCATGTGAAAGAATTGCAGTGAAAGTAAGTTAA
- a CDS encoding Uma2 family endonuclease: MTIDQLDLAGTYTYADYLQWTFEERLEIIKGKIFKMSPAPARRHQDISFKIGNRLYNYLQNDSCKVYMAPFDVRLTPLKRNAKPDQVYTVVQPDISVICDLEKLDDQGCNGAPDLIIEILSPGNSKKEMKDKFEVYQENGVKEYWLVNSTEKAIFVYVLNESGIFIGLKPLIEEEVLTSSVLPGFEMPVGEIFAD, encoded by the coding sequence ATGACAATTGACCAACTGGATCTTGCCGGCACTTATACCTATGCAGATTATCTTCAATGGACATTTGAGGAGCGTCTGGAAATAATAAAAGGAAAGATTTTTAAGATGTCTCCTGCGCCGGCAAGAAGACATCAGGATATTTCTTTCAAAATTGGTAACAGACTTTATAACTATTTACAAAACGATAGCTGCAAAGTTTACATGGCTCCCTTTGACGTTCGCCTTACTCCATTAAAACGAAACGCCAAACCAGATCAGGTTTATACCGTGGTACAGCCGGACATTTCTGTAATTTGTGATCTTGAAAAACTGGATGACCAAGGTTGTAATGGTGCGCCGGATTTAATTATTGAAATTCTTTCTCCCGGCAATTCTAAAAAGGAAATGAAAGATAAATTCGAAGTTTATCAGGAAAACGGTGTTAAAGAATATTGGCTGGTTAATTCTACTGAAAAAGCGATTTTTGTTTACGTGCTTAACGAATCCGGCATTTTTATCGGTTTAAAACCTTTAATTGAAGAAGAAGTTTTGACGTCATCTGTTTTGCCAGGATTTGAAATGCCAGTCGGCGAAATTTTTGCTGATTAA
- a CDS encoding thermonuclease family protein gives MRFCKVTTSRVLIHYLIAILLLPGLLSFQKREYLTEREKQDIPKSSNLPNPLKAEVIGIQDGDTIELKFIFDGKKAGLRQGKPVRIRFLHINSPERGKPFYKVAKQYTSERCFRKIVNIKHTGEFDRYGRLLGEVILPNGSVLNKELVKKGLAIHFKKYSNSIEYANLEIDAQKKKLGIWSIQ, from the coding sequence GTGCGCTTCTGTAAAGTAACAACATCCCGAGTACTAATACATTACCTGATTGCCATCCTTTTGTTGCCTGGCTTATTATCTTTTCAAAAAAGAGAATATCTTACAGAAAGAGAAAAACAGGACATTCCAAAATCCAGTAATTTACCGAATCCGTTAAAAGCCGAGGTAATTGGAATTCAGGATGGAGATACCATTGAATTGAAATTTATTTTTGATGGAAAAAAGGCAGGTCTGCGCCAGGGAAAACCGGTAAGAATCCGTTTTTTGCATATTAATTCTCCCGAACGAGGAAAACCGTTTTATAAAGTGGCGAAACAATATACTTCCGAAAGATGTTTTCGTAAGATTGTAAACATAAAACATACAGGCGAATTTGACCGCTACGGACGTCTTTTAGGGGAAGTGATTTTACCAAACGGATCCGTACTGAATAAGGAACTTGTAAAAAAAGGATTGGCGATTCACTTCAAGAAATATTCAAACAGTATTGAATATGCTAATCTTGAAATTGACGCACAAAAGAAAAAACTGGGTATCTGGAGTATACAATAA
- a CDS encoding GNAT family N-acetyltransferase — translation MLLQSPRLDIVACDDTLFDAIRMGNNVLGRVMGVNVPKKWTEFRDTFTPSYHRWKAHPPLREWWVYLIVYKPGNILIGSCGYKGEPDSSGMVEIGYEIASSHRSMGLGHETAKALVDHAFKQSGVHKILAHTMAEENASVHILEKLGFQRTDDKVNDPEEGLLWRWELSKR, via the coding sequence ATGCTTCTTCAAAGTCCCCGTTTAGATATTGTTGCTTGCGATGACACCCTTTTTGATGCGATCCGTATGGGCAATAATGTCCTTGGCCGTGTAATGGGTGTTAACGTCCCAAAAAAGTGGACCGAATTTCGTGATACTTTTACACCTTCTTATCATCGTTGGAAAGCCCACCCTCCGCTACGCGAATGGTGGGTTTATCTTATAGTTTACAAACCGGGAAATATTCTGATCGGATCATGTGGCTACAAAGGCGAACCGGATTCCAGCGGAATGGTGGAAATTGGCTACGAAATTGCTTCATCACACCGGTCCATGGGACTTGGTCACGAAACTGCAAAAGCACTTGTCGATCACGCTTTTAAACAATCCGGTGTACATAAAATCCTGGCGCATACGATGGCGGAGGAAAATGCATCTGTCCATATCTTGGAAAAGTTAGGTTTTCAAAGAACAGATGATAAAGTAAATGACCCGGAAGAAGGATTGCTATGGCGCTGGGAGCTTTCCAAAAGATAA